A stretch of the Lolium perenne isolate Kyuss_39 chromosome 3, Kyuss_2.0, whole genome shotgun sequence genome encodes the following:
- the LOC127327154 gene encoding large ribosomal subunit protein uL23, which translates to MKAKVPAKKSDGKAQALKVAKAVKAGSLKSKSKKIRTSVTFHRPRTLKKPRDPKYPRKSAPGRNKLDQYQILKYPLTTESAMKKIEDNNTLVFIVDLKSDKKMIKAAVKKMYDIQAKKVNTLIRPDGKKKAYVKLTPDYDALDVANKIGII; encoded by the exons ATGAAGGCCAAG GTCCCTGCTAAGAAGTCCGATGGAAAGGCACAAGCCTTGAAGGTCGCCAAGGCAGTCAAGGCCGGAAGTTTAAAGAGCAAGTCAAAGAAGATCCGCACGTCTGTGACGTTCCACCGACCGCGGACACTCAAGAAGCCTAGAGACCCCAAATACCCAAGAAAGAGTGCGCCTGGCAGAAATAAGCTTGACCAGTACCAGATCCTCAAGTACCCCCTCACTACTGAATCTGCGATGAAGAAGATCGAAGACAACAACACCCTTGTCTTTATCGTTGACCTCAAGTCTGACAAGAAGATGATCAAGGCAGCTGTCAAGAAGATGTACGACATCCAAGCTAAGAAAGTCAATACTCTGATCAG GCCTGACGGGAAGAAGAAGGCCTATGTGAAGCTCACGCCAGACTACGATGCTCTTGATGTGGCCAACAAAATTGGCATCATCTAA
- the LOC139838018 gene encoding uncharacterized protein, with protein MTEVWELPEDRLADTPASCHPRKSASKDTHDISKGKMVVDHHRGFKKNNKPVEDTTKVKMKWIPPGDNEVKLNVDGAFSREDRAGIGILRDQQGAVIFTACRQLQKCRDATEAEIMAIEEGVTLALQWTDLRLIVESDCSTVVELITGTKPNRSAYTFRINVIRELLRERGSRLAKISRDANMVSHGLAQLGKVHGRTQVWLHESPSEVTEAITSDCNLNSS; from the exons ATGACTGAAGTCTGGGAGCTACCGGAGGATAGATTGGCTGATACACCTGCTTCATGCCATCCCAGAAAATCAGCGAGCAAGGACACTCATG ATATCTCAAAAGGAAAAATGGTAGTGGACCACCACCGGGGCTTTAAGAAGAACAACAAGCCAGTCGAGGATACGACGAAGGTGAAGATGAAGTGGATCCCACCAGGGGATAATGAGGTTAAGCTCAACGTGGATGGCGCTTTCTCGAGGGAGGACCGGGCAGGCATTGGCATCTTGCGTGACCAACAAGGGGCGGTCATCTTCACGGCTTGTCGTCAACTGCAGAAGTGTCGCGATGCTACGGAAGCAGAGATCATGGCGATTGAGGAGGGGGTGACCCTTGCCCTGCAATGGACTGACCTGAGGCTCATAGTGGAATCTGATTGCTCGACGGTCGTCGAGCTGATCACTGGAACCAAACCAAACAGATCCGCCTATACTTTCAGGATAAATGTAATACGAGAGTTGTTAAGGGAAAGAGGAAGTAGATTAGCAAAAATAAGTAGAGATGCAAATATGGTTAGCCATGGTCTAGCCCAGCTAGGTAAGGTTCATGGACGAACTCAGGTGTGGCTTCATGAATCTCCATCGGAGGTTACTGAAGCGATCACCAGTGATTGTAATCTCAATTCTAGTTAA